The Hugenholtzia roseola DSM 9546 DNA window GCTCGAAGCACGACATCGAACACATGAAGACCTATGGTCGTAACCCCAGTTATTTGAGTGATGTAGAAATAGACAGTGAAAAAGTCTTTCCTACACAACAGCTCAAAGAAGCAGTGGCGGCGGCTTCTCACGTCTTGCTTGTCATTCCCTCTGCCTTCGTGAGCGAGGTTTTGGGCAAATTGCAGCCGTCAGATTTGGCGGGCAAAGTTGTCATTTCCGCTGTAAAGGGTATGATTGCAGGCAAAAATAGCTTAGTTACGGATTATATCCACGAACAATTAGGCGTGCCTACTTCTCATCTTTTAGTAGTGGCAGGACCTTGTCATGCCGAAGAGGTCGCCCAAGAGCGTCAGTCTTACCTTACTATCGGTGGGAATGATTTAGCCCAAGCCGAATTTTTCGCCTCCCTACTGCGCTGTCATTACATCAAAGCCTACCCCAATTTAGACTTAGATGGTGTGCAGTATGCTGCCGTTTTGAAAAATATCGTTGCCTTAGCCTGTGGTATTGCACGAGGGTTGAATTATGGCGATAATTTTCAGTCTGTATTGGTTTCAAATGCCATGCAAGAAATGAAACGATTTTTAGACAAAGTTCGCCCCGAAACGCCACGCGATTTGAACGAATCGGCATATTTAGGAGATTTGCTCGTAACGGCATACTCTCAATTTAGCCGCAACCGCACCTTTGGCAATATGATTGGCAGGGGCTATTCGGTCAAGTCGGCACAAGTGGAAATGAAT harbors:
- a CDS encoding NAD(P)H-dependent glycerol-3-phosphate dehydrogenase gives rise to the protein MSTETTSIAVIGGGSWATALVKILSEGNTHIHWWLRSKHDIEHMKTYGRNPSYLSDVEIDSEKVFPTQQLKEAVAAASHVLLVIPSAFVSEVLGKLQPSDLAGKVVISAVKGMIAGKNSLVTDYIHEQLGVPTSHLLVVAGPCHAEEVAQERQSYLTIGGNDLAQAEFFASLLRCHYIKAYPNLDLDGVQYAAVLKNIVALACGIARGLNYGDNFQSVLVSNAMQEMKRFLDKVRPETPRDLNESAYLGDLLVTAYSQFSRNRTFGNMIGRGYSVKSAQVEMNMIAEGYYAVKAVYQANKQHFQAYTPIVDAVYHILYEKISPIVEFRILKDKLK